A stretch of Coriobacteriia bacterium DNA encodes these proteins:
- the rpe gene encoding ribulose-phosphate 3-epimerase, translating to MVVVEARETERVLMAPSILSADFLNLQRDVARVAAGADYIHVDVIDGHFTPNLTIGPAFVKALKGTFDTPLDVHLMVDNPESTVDWYLDAGADLATVHVEALVHGNRIVHHIHERGARAGIALNPATPIAAVREYVEIADLILLMSVNPGFGGQKFIGSTTRHIRELTALCDELGARPLIEVDGGIGLATAPEVAAAGARVLVAGSAVFGQSDPNAAMEAIRAAAERAL from the coding sequence ATGGTTGTGGTGGAAGCGCGAGAGACTGAGCGCGTGCTCATGGCCCCGTCCATCCTGTCGGCGGACTTCCTGAACCTGCAGCGCGACGTCGCGCGGGTGGCAGCGGGCGCCGACTACATCCACGTCGACGTCATCGACGGCCACTTCACGCCGAACCTGACGATCGGGCCCGCGTTTGTCAAGGCGCTCAAGGGCACGTTCGACACGCCGCTTGACGTCCACCTGATGGTCGACAACCCCGAGTCGACGGTCGACTGGTACCTTGACGCGGGCGCCGACCTGGCGACGGTGCACGTCGAGGCCCTCGTTCACGGCAACCGCATCGTCCACCACATCCACGAGCGCGGTGCGAGGGCCGGCATCGCCCTCAACCCGGCGACGCCCATAGCCGCCGTGCGCGAGTATGTCGAGATCGCCGACCTCATCCTGCTTATGAGCGTCAACCCCGGCTTTGGCGGCCAGAAGTTCATCGGCTCCACAACACGACACATCCGCGAGCTCACGGCCCTGTGCGACGAGCTGGGCGCCCGTCCGCTCATCGAGGTGGATGGCGGCATCGGCCTGGCGACGGCGCCCGAGGTTGCTGCTGCCGGCGCCCGCGTGCTCGTGGCTGGCAGCGCCGTGTTCGGGCAGAGCGACCCCAACGCCGCCATGGAGGCCATCCGCGCTGCAGCCGAGCGAGCGCTGTAG
- a CDS encoding cysteine desulfurase, translating to MNDQVIRRYFDNAASCLTTDVARAAAAAFDAQPWAGANPNSLHSDGRAAFRALEQARASLASSLGAHRPSEVVLTGGGTEANNMAVRGLARAARERSRGQRSRVLVSAIEHESILELKGALARDGLTLQTIAVTKRGELDLGDLERKLGPDVACLSVMAANNETGVVQPLSDVVRLARGWKVPVHTDAVQAFGHVELPLAQLGVDAASVTAHKLGGPVGIGALWLRARTPFEPLTFGGGQEGGLRPGTVDVRGACVFAQVAADALAHLDERRAAVSRVADVLVSELCEGDAPVARTTVPGLADVPHLPGTLSLIVPGHQTQGLILALDDAGFSVAGGSACSSGSLDPSHVLSAMGIVRDDALCALRLSFDERITCDDARALASALREVCLGEGR from the coding sequence ATGAATGACCAGGTGATCCGGCGCTACTTCGACAACGCGGCGTCGTGTCTGACGACGGACGTCGCCCGCGCCGCCGCCGCGGCGTTCGACGCCCAGCCGTGGGCAGGCGCCAACCCCAACTCGCTGCACAGCGACGGGCGCGCAGCGTTTCGCGCCCTCGAGCAGGCGCGCGCCTCGCTCGCCAGCAGCTTGGGGGCGCATCGCCCCTCCGAGGTCGTTTTGACGGGCGGCGGCACTGAGGCGAACAACATGGCGGTGCGCGGCCTGGCCCGTGCGGCTCGCGAGCGCTCACGCGGCCAGCGGTCTCGCGTGCTCGTGAGCGCCATCGAACACGAGTCCATCCTCGAGCTGAAGGGCGCGCTTGCCCGCGACGGCCTGACGCTGCAGACGATTGCCGTGACGAAGCGCGGCGAGCTCGACCTCGGTGACCTTGAGCGCAAGCTCGGGCCCGACGTCGCCTGCCTCAGCGTCATGGCCGCCAACAACGAGACGGGCGTCGTCCAGCCTCTCTCCGACGTCGTGCGTCTGGCCCGCGGCTGGAAGGTGCCTGTGCACACGGACGCCGTGCAGGCGTTCGGGCACGTTGAGCTGCCGCTTGCCCAGCTGGGCGTCGACGCTGCGAGCGTCACGGCGCACAAGCTCGGAGGCCCCGTCGGGATCGGCGCGCTGTGGCTGCGTGCGCGCACGCCGTTCGAGCCGCTGACGTTCGGCGGCGGTCAGGAGGGCGGCCTGCGCCCCGGCACGGTCGACGTGCGCGGCGCCTGCGTGTTCGCGCAGGTGGCGGCTGACGCGCTCGCTCACCTCGACGAGCGCCGCGCCGCTGTGTCCCGCGTGGCCGACGTCCTCGTGAGCGAGCTGTGCGAGGGCGACGCCCCCGTCGCGCGCACGACGGTTCCCGGCCTTGCAGACGTCCCCCACCTGCCGGGAACGCTGTCGCTCATTGTGCCCGGCCACCAGACGCAGGGCCTCATCCTCGCGCTCGACGACGCTGGCTTCTCTGTGGCGGGCGGTTCGGCGTGCTCGTCGGGCTCGCTTGACCCGAGCCACGTGCTGTCTGCCATGGGCATCGTGCGCGACGACGCGCTGTGCGCCCTGCGCCTGTCGTTTGACGAGCGCATCACGTGCGACGACGCTCGCGCGCTCGCGTCGGCCCTGCGCGAGGTGTGCTTGGGGGAGGGGAGGTAG
- a CDS encoding PHP domain-containing protein, with protein MPRELVDCHTHTRYSDGTPTVGENVARAAELGLTTIACTDHFVLPPDIDPRCEVSVPAGDVDAYFADVAAARAAHPDVDVVLGWECDYYDGCETYIERYRGDATFLLGSVHMIDRRWIDDGDDLSYWDERGTTYVWERYFDTWCAACACPVGFSSMAHPDLVRKFGRIPDDATLLTRLFDAAACAARDAGVHVEVSSAALLTVTHSFYPTSALLARFCQAGVPITVGSDAHRVERIGDHVAELYDYAWTAGYRSVDVPTSDGGWRKVEL; from the coding sequence ATGCCCCGAGAGCTGGTGGACTGCCACACGCACACGCGCTACTCAGATGGGACGCCCACGGTCGGGGAGAACGTCGCCCGTGCCGCCGAGCTCGGCCTGACGACGATCGCCTGCACGGACCATTTCGTGCTGCCGCCCGACATCGACCCACGCTGTGAGGTGTCCGTCCCAGCCGGCGACGTGGACGCCTATTTCGCTGACGTCGCGGCCGCCCGCGCCGCCCATCCCGATGTTGACGTCGTGCTCGGCTGGGAGTGCGACTATTACGACGGCTGCGAGACCTACATCGAGCGCTATCGAGGCGACGCGACGTTTCTGCTCGGTTCCGTGCACATGATCGACCGTCGCTGGATCGACGACGGCGACGACTTGTCGTACTGGGATGAGCGCGGCACGACCTATGTCTGGGAGCGCTACTTCGACACGTGGTGCGCTGCCTGCGCCTGCCCCGTCGGCTTCTCGTCCATGGCCCATCCCGATCTCGTGCGCAAGTTCGGACGCATCCCCGACGACGCCACGCTGCTGACGCGCCTGTTCGACGCCGCCGCCTGTGCCGCCCGCGACGCCGGCGTGCACGTCGAGGTGTCATCTGCCGCGCTGCTGACGGTGACGCACTCGTTCTATCCCACGTCGGCCCTCCTGGCGCGCTTCTGCCAGGCGGGCGTGCCTATCACGGTCGGCTCGGACGCGCACCGCGTCGAGCGCATCGGGGACCACGTCGCGGAGCTGTACGACTATGCGTGGACGGCGGGCTACCGCAGCGTCGACGTGCCTACGTCCGACGGCGGCTGGCGAAAGGTCGAGCTATGA
- a CDS encoding Nif3-like dinuclear metal center hexameric protein, with amino-acid sequence MSEPNVSLAPQTIGELERALLERIPRRDAEEWDRVGLSVGDPSAPLEGVACALDVTPENICAAREAGANVLLTHHPVCLAMPGRICPQRAGTPTPASSIWEAVEAGVGLIALHTNLDRAPQATLALPRLLGMDARPGIERNRPAGCGSLGSVAEVGEPMTLRELADRCVRTFGRVAQCFGDPEASVRRVGFYTGSMGSEGCADMVAAAVDVAVCGECGYHRALDLVAGGTAVIILGHDVSELPLVSCLHEVALSCGVAEDRISVLAEPRRWF; translated from the coding sequence ATGAGCGAGCCCAACGTTTCCCTGGCACCCCAAACGATCGGCGAGCTCGAGCGGGCCCTGCTCGAGCGCATCCCGAGGCGTGACGCCGAGGAGTGGGATCGCGTGGGCCTGTCTGTCGGCGACCCGTCTGCGCCGCTTGAGGGCGTCGCGTGCGCGCTGGACGTCACGCCCGAGAACATCTGCGCCGCTCGCGAGGCGGGTGCAAACGTCCTGCTGACGCACCACCCCGTCTGCCTCGCCATGCCGGGGCGCATCTGCCCCCAGCGCGCGGGCACCCCTACGCCGGCGTCGAGCATCTGGGAGGCCGTCGAGGCGGGCGTCGGCCTCATCGCGCTGCACACGAACCTAGATCGCGCTCCGCAGGCCACGCTCGCGCTGCCGCGCCTGCTGGGCATGGACGCGCGTCCGGGTATCGAGCGCAACCGCCCCGCGGGCTGTGGCAGCCTCGGATCGGTCGCCGAGGTGGGTGAGCCCATGACGCTGCGAGAGCTCGCGGATCGCTGTGTGCGGACGTTCGGCCGCGTCGCGCAGTGCTTTGGCGACCCGGAGGCCTCCGTGCGTCGCGTGGGCTTCTACACGGGCAGCATGGGAAGCGAGGGCTGCGCTGATATGGTGGCTGCCGCCGTTGACGTGGCAGTCTGTGGCGAATGCGGCTATCATCGTGCGCTCGACCTCGTCGCAGGGGGCACTGCGGTTATAATCCTTGGCCATGACGTCTCGGAGCTGCCGCTGGTTTCCTGCCTGCATGAGGTAGCCCTGAGTTGCGGCGTTGCTGAGGACCGCATCAGCGTCCTCGCCGAGCCGCGCCGCTGGTTCTAA
- the rny gene encoding ribonuclease Y: MTMPDVLLIAIAAIVALAVGVVLALLFATSSSNGKIKRAGAEASRVIDDARKQAEAVKSEAETAKKEALIGAKEEILRQKQAAEEDERQRKGELRSMESRLMQREESLDRRSDALDKREHQLASEAGAIEKKTREADEMLGRQQAELERISGLTVDDAHAELLDRVRDDVTKQAANIIRDSEQRVRLECDKTARDILSTAIQRLASDHVAEVTLTTVHIPSDDLKGRIIGREGRNIRTFEQMTGVNLIIDDTPETVQLSSFDPVRREIARVTLENLIADGRIHPARIEELFNKATDQVNAKVLEAGESACFDLDIHDLHPELVRTLGSLRYRTSYGQNVLSHSIEVAQLCEIMASELGIDPAPARRAGLLHDIGKAIDHQVEGPHAVIGAELARRYGESPAIVHAIEAHHNDVDPSTVLDVLVQAGDAVSAARPGARRESAESYVKRLEKLEEISNAHKGVERTYAMQAGREIRVMVRPEEISDADSVVLAHDIATEIEEKMQYPGQVKVVVIRESRATDIAK; this comes from the coding sequence ATGACCATGCCAGATGTACTTCTGATCGCGATCGCTGCCATCGTGGCGCTCGCTGTTGGCGTCGTCCTCGCCCTGCTGTTCGCAACCTCGTCTTCCAATGGCAAGATCAAGCGCGCGGGCGCCGAGGCGTCCCGCGTCATCGACGATGCGCGCAAGCAGGCCGAGGCCGTCAAGAGCGAGGCCGAGACGGCCAAGAAAGAGGCGCTCATCGGGGCCAAGGAGGAGATCCTGCGCCAGAAGCAGGCCGCTGAGGAAGACGAGCGCCAGCGCAAGGGCGAGCTCCGCAGCATGGAGAGCCGCCTCATGCAGCGCGAGGAGTCGCTCGACCGCCGCAGCGACGCGCTTGACAAGCGCGAGCACCAGCTGGCAAGCGAGGCGGGCGCCATCGAGAAGAAGACGCGCGAGGCGGACGAGATGCTGGGCCGCCAGCAGGCCGAGCTCGAGCGCATCTCCGGCCTGACGGTGGACGACGCCCACGCCGAGCTGCTCGACCGCGTGCGCGACGACGTGACGAAGCAGGCTGCGAACATCATCCGCGACTCCGAGCAGCGCGTGCGCCTCGAGTGCGACAAGACGGCGCGCGACATCCTGTCGACCGCCATCCAGCGCCTGGCGTCCGACCACGTTGCCGAGGTCACGCTCACGACGGTGCACATCCCCTCCGACGACCTCAAGGGCCGCATCATCGGCCGTGAGGGCCGCAACATCCGCACGTTCGAGCAGATGACGGGCGTGAACCTCATCATCGACGACACGCCCGAGACCGTGCAGCTCTCCAGCTTCGACCCCGTGCGCCGCGAGATCGCCCGCGTCACGCTCGAGAACCTCATCGCCGACGGGCGCATCCACCCGGCACGCATCGAGGAGCTGTTCAACAAGGCGACCGACCAGGTGAACGCGAAGGTGCTCGAGGCGGGCGAGTCCGCGTGCTTCGACCTCGACATCCACGACCTGCACCCCGAGCTCGTGCGCACGCTCGGCTCGCTGCGCTACCGCACGTCGTACGGCCAGAACGTGCTGTCGCACTCCATCGAGGTCGCGCAGCTCTGCGAGATCATGGCGTCGGAGCTCGGCATCGACCCGGCACCGGCTCGTCGTGCCGGCCTGCTGCACGACATCGGCAAGGCTATCGACCACCAGGTCGAGGGCCCGCACGCCGTCATCGGCGCAGAGCTCGCCCGTCGCTACGGTGAGAGCCCGGCCATCGTGCACGCCATCGAGGCGCACCACAACGACGTTGACCCGTCCACGGTGCTCGACGTGCTCGTCCAGGCCGGCGACGCCGTGAGCGCGGCCCGCCCCGGTGCCCGCCGCGAGTCCGCCGAGAGCTACGTGAAGCGCCTCGAGAAGCTCGAGGAGATCAGCAACGCGCACAAGGGCGTCGAGCGCACGTACGCCATGCAGGCCGGTCGAGAGATCCGCGTCATGGTGCGCCCGGAAGAGATCTCCGACGCCGACTCCGTCGTGCTCGCGCACGACATCGCGACGGAGATCGAGGAGAAGATGCAGTATCCCGGCCAGGTGAAGGTCGTCGTCATTCGCGAGAGCCGCGCGACGGACATCGCGAAGTAA
- a CDS encoding ATP-binding protein produces the protein MSGSLLDFVAQVSGEGQLRVEERLGDGFVRLRVAEAERRQAKHDIRCVEDVVIEMLRNARDAGARHIYVATTREGDVRTLTLLDDGSGIPKHMHRAIFDARVTSKLETMTMDRWGVHGRGMALYSIAQNVEDARVVASAPGLGSSLAVRVDCAKLAEKTDQSSWPSLGRDEDGVTCVARGPHNIVRTLLEFALEERDRVSVYLGTPTEIAATLFSDDPAHVDVRDLVFCRDVEALPVCSRLRAAGDAGELVRCCADIGLDVSERTAHRILSGQIGALAPALSRLVASANGEAAPVDLLRDRRGLKVTKADLAEFSRDLERAFAALGEKYYVTLRGEPKIRVTRDRVTVTYDLAKED, from the coding sequence GTGTCTGGGAGCCTGCTCGACTTTGTGGCCCAGGTGTCAGGGGAGGGACAGCTGCGCGTTGAGGAACGCCTCGGTGACGGCTTCGTGCGCTTGCGCGTGGCTGAGGCCGAGCGACGTCAGGCAAAGCACGACATCCGATGCGTCGAGGACGTCGTCATCGAGATGCTGCGTAACGCCCGCGACGCCGGGGCGCGTCACATCTACGTAGCGACGACGCGTGAGGGCGACGTACGCACGCTCACGCTGCTCGACGACGGGTCTGGCATCCCGAAGCACATGCACCGCGCCATATTCGACGCCCGCGTCACGTCGAAGCTCGAAACGATGACGATGGATCGCTGGGGTGTGCACGGTCGCGGAATGGCGCTGTACTCCATTGCGCAGAACGTTGAGGATGCCCGCGTTGTCGCGTCGGCGCCGGGCCTCGGATCCTCCCTTGCGGTACGCGTCGACTGCGCAAAGCTTGCGGAGAAGACGGACCAGTCGAGCTGGCCGTCGCTGGGGCGTGACGAGGACGGCGTGACATGCGTTGCGCGTGGGCCCCACAATATCGTGCGCACGCTCCTGGAGTTTGCTCTTGAGGAGCGTGACCGCGTCAGTGTGTATCTCGGCACGCCCACGGAGATCGCTGCAACTCTGTTTTCGGACGATCCCGCTCACGTTGACGTGCGCGACCTTGTGTTCTGTCGTGACGTCGAGGCGCTTCCCGTCTGCTCGCGCCTGCGCGCAGCGGGCGATGCGGGAGAGCTTGTCCGCTGCTGCGCCGACATTGGGCTCGACGTTTCGGAGCGTACGGCGCACCGCATCCTTTCGGGTCAGATAGGCGCGCTTGCCCCGGCGCTCTCTCGGCTTGTGGCGTCTGCCAACGGCGAGGCTGCGCCCGTCGATTTGCTGCGTGATCGTCGGGGTCTCAAAGTCACGAAGGCCGATTTGGCCGAGTTCTCGCGCGATCTCGAGCGCGCCTTTGCGGCGCTCGGGGAGAAGTATTACGTCACGCTGCGTGGCGAGCCGAAGATCCGTGTCACGAGGGATCGTGTGACCGTCACGTATGACCTCGCAAAAGAGGATTAA
- a CDS encoding stage V sporulation protein S, whose protein sequence is MDYLKVSSKSSPASVAGAIAGLIKDGQPVEIQSVGAGAVNQAIKAVAIARGFLIPAGIDVACVPTFQDIEIDGECRTAIRLSVVPHTLTAPALSQLDVASDASSSSASRSVSPAPVASLAAAAAIA, encoded by the coding sequence ATGGACTACCTGAAGGTATCGAGCAAGTCGTCGCCGGCGAGCGTTGCCGGGGCAATCGCGGGGCTCATCAAAGACGGGCAGCCTGTCGAGATCCAGTCCGTCGGCGCCGGTGCCGTCAACCAGGCCATCAAGGCTGTGGCTATCGCGCGCGGCTTCCTCATTCCAGCGGGCATCGATGTCGCATGCGTTCCGACGTTCCAGGACATCGAGATCGACGGGGAATGCCGCACGGCCATCCGCCTCTCCGTCGTCCCTCATACGCTCACTGCCCCGGCTCTCTCGCAGCTCGACGTGGCGTCCGACGCCTCCTCTTCCAGTGCCTCCCGTTCTGTTTCCCCTGCGCCGGTTGCTTCGCTTGCGGCCGCTGCGGCTATCGCCTAG
- the miaB gene encoding tRNA (N6-isopentenyl adenosine(37)-C2)-methylthiotransferase MiaB — translation MLTSNETSQPLAGTTYVVRAFGCQMNLHDAERVRGMLEQAGSLPVEEYADADIVVFLTCCVREAADTRLYGQVATMRTLPPRPGSERRVVAVGGCIGQRDGEGLFTHLPNVDVVFGTHTLGRVVELITRVLDGQDHLAALLDADAPGEASTDLPTQRDTDFHAWVPITFGCNNFCTYCIVPYVRGRERSRAFDEIVTEVSHLAQEGCQEITLLGQNVNSYGRDLYGSPRFADLLRACGQTGIPRIRFATSHPKDLSDDTIAAMAQTPAVMPALHLPAQSGSSRILKLMHRTYDRDRYLERIDAVRAAIPDIALSTDIIVGFPGETEEDFLETLSLVERVRYAQTFTFIYSKREGTPAAKMVDDTPREVIQGRFDRLVDVVQQCAFEANQPELGATVDVLFEGLSKRDSSVLSGRSPKNQTVHAPIPAGRHADEFIGRILPVHVDEARTWYLKGQLVDGRN, via the coding sequence ATGCTGACTTCCAACGAGACGTCTCAACCGCTCGCCGGCACAACGTATGTCGTTCGTGCCTTTGGCTGCCAGATGAACCTGCACGACGCTGAGCGCGTCCGTGGCATGCTTGAACAGGCTGGCTCGTTGCCAGTCGAGGAGTATGCCGACGCTGATATCGTCGTGTTCCTTACGTGTTGTGTGCGCGAGGCTGCGGATACGCGTCTGTACGGCCAGGTTGCCACGATGCGCACCCTTCCCCCGCGCCCGGGCTCCGAGCGTCGTGTTGTCGCCGTGGGCGGCTGCATCGGCCAGCGCGATGGCGAGGGTCTGTTCACGCATCTTCCCAATGTCGACGTCGTGTTCGGAACGCACACGCTCGGTCGCGTCGTGGAGCTCATCACGCGCGTGTTGGATGGCCAGGACCATCTCGCCGCCCTGCTCGATGCCGACGCTCCGGGAGAGGCGTCTACGGACTTGCCGACGCAGCGCGACACGGATTTTCACGCATGGGTTCCCATCACGTTTGGCTGCAACAACTTCTGTACGTACTGCATCGTCCCGTACGTGCGTGGTCGCGAGCGCAGCCGCGCGTTTGACGAGATCGTGACTGAGGTGAGCCATCTGGCGCAGGAGGGCTGCCAGGAGATCACGCTTCTGGGCCAGAACGTCAACTCGTACGGGCGCGACCTCTACGGGAGCCCTCGCTTTGCTGACCTGCTGCGCGCTTGCGGCCAGACGGGTATTCCGCGCATACGCTTCGCTACGAGCCACCCCAAGGACCTGTCGGACGATACGATCGCCGCCATGGCGCAGACGCCTGCCGTTATGCCTGCGCTGCACCTGCCGGCTCAGTCCGGCTCGTCGCGCATTCTCAAGCTCATGCACCGCACGTATGACCGTGATCGCTATCTGGAACGCATCGATGCCGTGCGGGCCGCTATCCCCGATATCGCGCTGTCGACAGACATCATCGTGGGCTTCCCGGGCGAGACGGAAGAGGACTTCCTGGAGACGCTGTCACTCGTAGAGCGCGTGCGCTATGCCCAAACGTTCACGTTTATCTACTCCAAGCGCGAGGGCACGCCGGCGGCAAAAATGGTCGACGACACCCCACGCGAGGTCATCCAAGGACGTTTTGACCGTCTGGTTGATGTCGTGCAGCAGTGCGCGTTTGAGGCAAACCAGCCTGAACTCGGCGCGACGGTTGACGTCCTGTTCGAGGGTCTTTCCAAGCGCGACTCGTCTGTGCTCTCGGGTCGCAGCCCGAAAAACCAGACGGTGCACGCTCCCATCCCTGCCGGCCGTCATGCCGACGAGTTCATCGGGCGCATTCTTCCCGTCCATGTCGACGAGGCACGGACGTGGTATCTGAAGGGACAGCTCGTTGATGGGCGGAACTGA
- the miaA gene encoding tRNA (adenosine(37)-N6)-dimethylallyltransferase MiaA yields the protein MAPQVVAVVGPTASGKSALADELAVRLGGPVVSADAMQVYRRMDIGTAKTPVAERRAPLLCIDLAEPNETYSVACFMSQAHDAIDTALEVGRVPVVCGGTGLYVRAALEDMDFPSGEQLDNPVRARYEALAAELGPDAFHALLAQRDPASAALIHANNVRRVVRAFELLEQGTSYAVQHEGLHVRVDRHPTLMVGLEMDRAQLYERINARVERMVETGLVDEVRGLVAEGLADSLTSRQAIGYREIIAYLAGECSLAQAVDDIQRASRRYAKRQLTWFRGDPRVRWIDASGYTCEQMADIVEQWMAVGISNHAGV from the coding sequence GTGGCTCCGCAGGTTGTTGCTGTTGTGGGCCCTACGGCGAGCGGGAAGTCGGCACTGGCTGACGAGCTTGCTGTGCGACTAGGCGGCCCCGTTGTTTCTGCGGATGCCATGCAGGTGTATCGCCGCATGGACATCGGTACGGCAAAGACGCCCGTTGCCGAGCGCAGGGCGCCGCTGCTGTGCATTGACCTTGCCGAGCCCAATGAGACGTATTCCGTTGCCTGCTTTATGTCGCAGGCACACGATGCAATCGATACGGCGTTAGAGGTGGGGCGTGTTCCCGTGGTGTGCGGCGGGACGGGTCTGTACGTGCGGGCGGCGCTCGAGGACATGGACTTTCCTTCGGGCGAACAGCTCGACAATCCCGTGCGCGCCCGTTATGAGGCACTGGCCGCCGAGCTGGGCCCAGACGCATTCCATGCCTTGCTAGCGCAGCGTGACCCAGCCAGCGCGGCCCTCATTCATGCGAACAACGTACGACGCGTTGTTCGCGCGTTTGAGCTGCTCGAACAGGGCACGTCCTATGCCGTACAGCATGAGGGACTTCACGTGCGCGTCGACAGGCACCCCACGCTCATGGTGGGTCTCGAGATGGATCGCGCCCAACTCTACGAGCGCATTAACGCGCGAGTTGAGCGTATGGTGGAGACAGGCCTCGTCGATGAGGTGCGTGGGCTCGTGGCGGAGGGGCTTGCCGATTCACTGACGTCGCGCCAGGCGATCGGCTACCGAGAGATTATCGCGTATCTGGCAGGGGAGTGCTCTTTGGCACAGGCGGTCGATGATATTCAGCGTGCCTCGCGACGCTACGCAAAACGCCAGCTCACGTGGTTCCGTGGTGATCCACGCGTGCGCTGGATTGACGCTTCTGGGTATACATGCGAGCAGATGGCTGACATCGTGGAACAGTGGATGGCGGTCGGTATTTCAAATCATGCGGGGGTGTAG
- the hflX gene encoding GTPase HflX: protein MPAERPISTYVPPERAVLVGVDRGVGEWDIETSMDELERLAETDGATTVGRLVQRLDRPIPRTFIGSGKIEELRQLAESLEADIIIFDDELSPSQQSNIERAVGLKFKVIDRTALILDIFGQHASTHEGELQVQMAQLQYLYPRLRGMWAHLAKDKTRGGIGSRFGQGESQLEVDRRLIRNRMSTLRHELSKVAGNREVQRKERWSSSMFRISLAGYTNAGKSTLLNRLTGANVYVRDQLFATLDPTTRTLELPGGRAVTLTDTVGFIQKLPTTLVESFKSTLSEVSGAHLILEVADATDENCDKQLRAVDEVLGQIGAEHVPLIVVYNKVDLLDEEARAALQHRHPQALLVSAQTGEGVGGLVSAIARAASSQDETIQAVVPYGEGMLIKACHEKGHMVSSEYAEDGVHLTVIAPPVLAARLKRYQVSPSEIAGASEGVADEGSGAHGEGVA, encoded by the coding sequence GTGCCAGCAGAGCGTCCTATTTCGACGTATGTGCCGCCCGAGCGAGCTGTGCTCGTCGGAGTTGATCGCGGCGTAGGGGAGTGGGATATCGAAACGTCCATGGACGAGCTCGAGCGTCTCGCTGAAACGGATGGTGCCACGACGGTGGGCAGGCTCGTGCAGCGCCTTGATCGTCCCATACCACGCACATTTATCGGAAGCGGCAAGATTGAGGAGCTTCGACAGCTCGCTGAGAGCCTCGAGGCTGACATCATCATATTTGACGATGAACTCAGTCCCTCGCAGCAGTCCAATATCGAGCGTGCTGTAGGGCTCAAGTTTAAGGTGATCGATCGAACCGCGCTCATTCTGGATATCTTTGGTCAGCATGCCAGTACGCATGAAGGTGAACTTCAGGTTCAGATGGCGCAGCTACAGTATCTCTACCCGCGTCTGAGGGGCATGTGGGCTCACCTTGCAAAGGACAAGACGCGCGGCGGCATCGGGTCGCGCTTTGGCCAGGGCGAAAGCCAGCTCGAGGTCGATCGTCGACTTATTCGCAATCGTATGTCGACGCTGCGACATGAGCTGAGCAAGGTTGCGGGTAACCGAGAAGTGCAGCGCAAAGAGCGCTGGAGCTCGTCGATGTTCCGCATCTCTCTTGCCGGCTACACGAATGCAGGCAAGTCAACGCTGCTTAATAGGTTGACAGGCGCGAACGTGTACGTGCGCGATCAGCTGTTTGCGACGCTTGACCCCACAACGCGCACGCTTGAGCTGCCGGGTGGCAGGGCCGTGACGTTGACGGACACGGTTGGCTTCATTCAGAAGCTCCCAACGACGCTTGTTGAGTCGTTCAAGTCGACGTTGTCGGAAGTGAGCGGTGCGCACCTCATTCTGGAGGTGGCGGATGCGACGGATGAGAATTGCGACAAGCAGCTCCGCGCCGTTGATGAAGTGCTTGGCCAGATTGGGGCCGAGCACGTGCCGCTGATCGTTGTGTACAACAAGGTGGATCTGCTTGATGAGGAGGCACGTGCGGCGCTGCAGCATCGCCATCCCCAAGCGCTGCTTGTCTCGGCACAAACGGGCGAAGGGGTAGGCGGGCTCGTCTCTGCCATTGCACGCGCCGCAAGCTCTCAGGATGAAACGATACAAGCCGTCGTGCCATACGGCGAGGGCATGCTTATCAAGGCGTGTCACGAAAAGGGGCATATGGTGTCGAGCGAGTATGCCGAAGATGGTGTGCATCTCACCGTTATTGCACCGCCGGTGCTCGCTGCGCGCCTCAAGCGGTATCAAGTTTCCCCATCCGAGATAGCTGGTGCCTCCGAAGGGGTGGCAGACGAAGGAAGCGGGGCACACGGCGAGGGCGTGGCTTAG